In Aminobacterium sp. MB27-C1, a single genomic region encodes these proteins:
- a CDS encoding HTH domain-containing protein codes for MTPVWIALYDPDPKALSITYNVVGSVEGIEIVGHGDTISRFEQILNRYSVNLAIIDPFSSEESFEQLAVLFQDLRPKVDVIVVSHELGGDSIVSAFRMGAFDYIAKPFTYERYRESLYRYRCYHSFLVNTSPKWNQKNIDLLKRIRMSSHFTSQGLPKGLHNETLSRIRDVLRQTNVPLSASDIAKKTKLARSTVWKYLSYLCQIGEVMSFNQYTPKGRPLRLYSLLH; via the coding sequence ATGACTCCAGTATGGATTGCTCTTTATGATCCAGATCCGAAGGCTCTTTCTATAACATACAACGTTGTGGGTTCTGTCGAAGGAATAGAAATAGTTGGTCATGGGGATACGATCTCTCGTTTTGAGCAGATATTAAACCGATATTCTGTGAACCTCGCTATTATAGATCCTTTTAGTTCTGAAGAGAGCTTTGAGCAGTTAGCTGTTCTTTTTCAGGATCTCAGGCCTAAGGTTGATGTTATAGTTGTTTCCCATGAACTTGGGGGAGACTCCATTGTTAGTGCATTTCGTATGGGAGCTTTCGATTATATTGCCAAACCTTTTACATATGAACGGTACCGAGAAAGTTTATACAGATATCGTTGTTACCATTCTTTTCTTGTCAATACTTCCCCAAAATGGAATCAAAAAAATATTGATCTTTTAAAACGAATTCGAATGTCATCTCACTTTACATCTCAAGGTCTACCCAAAGGACTTCATAATGAGACTCTTTCTCGTATACGAGACGTTTTACGGCAAACCAACGTTCCCTTATCTGCGTCAGATATCGCTAAAAAAACGAAATTAGCCCGGTCAACTGTTTGGAAATATTTATCGTATTTATGCCAAATTGGTGAAGTAATGAGTTTCAATCAATACACGCCGAAAGGGCGCCCCCTCCGTTTATATTCTTTACTGCATTGA
- a CDS encoding methyl-accepting chemotaxis protein, translated as MGFNRLGTRIVALVVGFLIISVGIIAVGSVRISSRGLTNMSIYYESAVAKENAENLNGVFMEFTQAVRDIQNNVAAYFDKSDMASIPSQWSAFTSDISLILQLLAEDFPHVRQVFITLNPEVLKTQMICDLTLSRKDAKSSFKSIEDSESITNLLNRNNPETEWFWGALDSKKPVWGDPQEANGMYVMTLSMPVLKDGKVFAVVGMDFDAQFIPDKLREEKIYDTGYVWLLNEEGNFLYHPVEAFMGKGLDEIENGYYAQYWDQIKREPQGRFKSKLRGDIIAVSYATLPNGMVLGTQASASEALAPVAALKKATLLIAVVVLFVAIIITSWVIRKMTKPLQDVAKKALYITENSDLSVRLETDSKIVEIRAIVDALNAMVVGISGIVSAIVRSSKTVLNKAEDMSAASEESAAAVEQVSELVKQSEMKTQDSAAATQQANAGIQEVAAAAQTGAKAASEAGESAVNIANAAERGGDAVRKMSTLIDETSTAGGNVGQAIRLLADTVEKISSFVSTITAIADQTNLLALNAAIEAARAGDAGRGFAVVAEEVRKLAEESAKSAEEVNHVIIEISERSRKALTDQEGAEKYMVQLVQEAKETKDIIDHVVVQVAQVSDHVQSIAATMEEQSASAEEMTAGMDSVARTGQEISDQMKQITQATEDQAKVTESIAQSAEEMVTLSRAMEDAVARFKLEEEEKSLATL; from the coding sequence GTGGGATTCAACAGGTTGGGAACACGCATCGTTGCTCTTGTCGTAGGCTTTTTAATAATAAGTGTGGGGATAATCGCAGTTGGTTCTGTAAGAATCAGTAGTCGCGGTTTAACGAACATGTCGATTTATTACGAATCAGCAGTAGCAAAGGAAAATGCAGAAAATCTCAATGGTGTTTTTATGGAATTTACACAAGCTGTTCGAGATATCCAGAATAATGTTGCTGCGTACTTCGATAAAAGCGATATGGCTTCAATTCCATCGCAATGGTCTGCATTTACATCGGATATTTCTTTAATTCTTCAACTTTTAGCAGAGGATTTTCCTCATGTGAGACAAGTCTTTATTACCTTAAACCCCGAAGTTTTAAAGACGCAAATGATATGTGATTTAACACTATCTCGTAAAGATGCAAAATCTTCTTTTAAATCTATTGAGGATAGTGAAAGTATTACAAATTTGCTTAATCGCAATAACCCTGAGACAGAGTGGTTTTGGGGAGCTTTGGATAGTAAAAAACCAGTATGGGGAGACCCACAAGAGGCAAATGGCATGTATGTTATGACTCTTTCTATGCCAGTATTGAAAGATGGCAAAGTCTTTGCCGTAGTGGGGATGGATTTTGACGCGCAATTTATTCCTGACAAGCTACGGGAAGAAAAAATTTATGATACGGGATATGTGTGGCTTTTGAATGAAGAAGGAAATTTCCTTTACCATCCTGTCGAGGCCTTTATGGGCAAAGGGCTGGATGAGATAGAGAATGGTTACTACGCCCAATATTGGGATCAAATAAAACGAGAGCCCCAGGGGCGTTTCAAATCAAAGTTGCGTGGAGATATTATTGCTGTTTCTTACGCAACCCTTCCCAATGGAATGGTTTTAGGTACTCAGGCTTCGGCATCAGAAGCCCTTGCTCCAGTAGCTGCTTTAAAGAAGGCTACCCTTCTTATTGCGGTTGTTGTTTTATTCGTGGCGATTATCATAACGTCATGGGTTATCAGAAAAATGACAAAGCCTCTGCAGGATGTGGCCAAAAAGGCTCTATATATTACAGAGAATAGCGATCTTTCTGTTCGACTAGAGACAGACTCGAAAATAGTAGAAATAAGGGCAATAGTAGACGCGCTCAACGCTATGGTCGTAGGCATATCTGGCATAGTTTCTGCAATTGTGAGAAGCTCGAAAACAGTTTTGAACAAGGCTGAAGATATGAGCGCTGCCTCAGAGGAGTCTGCTGCTGCTGTAGAGCAGGTTTCTGAATTGGTTAAACAGTCAGAAATGAAAACACAAGATTCTGCTGCTGCCACACAGCAGGCTAATGCAGGCATTCAAGAAGTTGCTGCCGCTGCCCAGACAGGAGCAAAAGCTGCATCTGAAGCTGGAGAAAGCGCAGTAAATATTGCTAATGCAGCTGAACGAGGCGGAGATGCGGTACGAAAAATGAGCACTCTGATCGACGAAACATCGACTGCTGGGGGTAATGTCGGTCAGGCTATTCGTCTTCTTGCCGATACTGTCGAGAAAATATCAAGTTTTGTCAGTACTATTACCGCTATTGCAGATCAGACGAATTTACTCGCATTAAATGCTGCCATTGAGGCTGCAAGAGCTGGCGATGCGGGCAGAGGTTTTGCTGTTGTAGCAGAGGAAGTTCGTAAACTTGCCGAGGAATCGGCGAAATCTGCGGAAGAAGTAAATCACGTTATTATTGAAATTAGCGAAAGAAGTCGAAAAGCGCTGACTGACCAGGAAGGTGCAGAAAAATACATGGTTCAATTGGTGCAAGAGGCAAAAGAGACTAAAGATATTATTGATCATGTTGTTGTTCAGGTTGCCCAGGTTTCGGATCATGTCCAGAGCATTGCAGCTACGATGGAAGAACAATCCGCAAGTGCAGAGGAGATGACAGCTGGAATGGATAGCGTTGCACGTACGGGACAGGAAATATCTGATCAAATGAAGCAGATTACTCAGGCAACTGAGGATCAGGCCAAAGTAACAGAGTCTATTGCTCAGTCGGCAGAAGAGATGGTTACTCTCAGCCGTGCAATGGAAGATGCCGTTGCTCGTTTTAAATTAGAAGAGGAAGAAAAGTCTTTAGCTACCTTATAG
- a CDS encoding MurR/RpiR family transcriptional regulator, translating into MHNRKNKNLIDRNENGKDIFEHIRAIRQNLPSQQKNVCDYILAHYQQTAFMKAEEVAAATQTSTATVIRTAGSLGFKSYTALKEELQHVLVSSTTPPPLDRLRENITGDSSLNVLEQVIKDNIQSLQSLYSQHLAESFPQAIRTIKKASRIYILGLRSTRGLAVYLHALLHQLFKNIYLGDASGSDNLFDELYDMDENDVLIALMAGSPHYTKRTINAVKYAHEHSIPVVLITNNLSNVAAPLASVVLLAPQNTNHYSTVTLLTIIDALVFQLGRVKAEDARPKLEELGELLLKNDISV; encoded by the coding sequence ATGCATAATCGGAAAAACAAAAATTTAATCGATAGAAATGAGAATGGGAAAGATATTTTTGAGCATATACGGGCCATTCGTCAAAACTTGCCCTCTCAGCAGAAAAATGTCTGCGATTATATTCTTGCCCACTATCAACAAACAGCATTCATGAAAGCTGAGGAAGTAGCAGCAGCTACACAAACGAGTACAGCTACTGTTATTCGAACAGCAGGAAGCCTTGGATTCAAAAGTTACACAGCACTCAAAGAAGAACTGCAGCACGTGCTTGTTTCATCTACAACACCCCCTCCTCTTGATCGTTTGAGAGAGAATATTACAGGAGATTCAAGTTTGAACGTTCTGGAACAAGTAATAAAAGATAATATACAAAGCTTGCAATCTCTTTATAGCCAACATTTAGCAGAAAGCTTTCCTCAAGCGATTCGTACGATAAAAAAAGCTTCGAGAATCTATATTCTCGGACTCCGTTCAACTCGAGGATTAGCTGTTTATCTTCATGCACTGCTACACCAACTCTTTAAAAATATCTATCTTGGGGATGCATCAGGATCGGATAATCTCTTTGATGAACTTTATGATATGGATGAAAACGATGTGCTTATCGCTCTGATGGCGGGAAGTCCGCACTATACGAAGAGGACTATTAATGCTGTGAAGTATGCTCATGAGCATTCAATTCCTGTTGTACTCATTACTAACAACCTTTCAAATGTTGCGGCTCCTCTTGCTTCAGTGGTGCTTCTTGCTCCACAAAATACGAACCATTATTCAACAGTAACACTTTTAACAATTATTGATGCCCTAGTTTTTCAACTTGGACGTGTTAAAGCCGAAGACGCAAGGCCCAAACTTGAAGAGCTCGGTGAGCTCTTGTTAAAAAATGATATTTCAGTTTAA
- a CDS encoding TAXI family TRAP transporter solute-binding subunit, whose protein sequence is MRKYGKGFVVFLTMVLVLGMSFSAMAVERYSLATGGTAGTYYPIGSAIASIITKYVPDIEVTAESTGASVANLKMIREGNVEMMMGASNTSYGAFSGQPPFEKEPVENIRGITCLYPEIFQFVVLKDSNLKSIKDLAGKKVAVGAPGSGTERTAKMVLEAHGLGYDKISPQFLNFGEAVTALKDRLIDCAIIGSGIPTSAVVDASTTLDVNLLSLDSNIMKDFLKDRSYLTMVTIPGGTYRGVNEDVSAVASPALLIARKDLSEESVYQITKALFEHLDVLADSHAQGKMIRFETALSAMSIPLHAGAARYYKEKGVDVSGWVIE, encoded by the coding sequence ATGCGTAAGTACGGAAAAGGTTTTGTTGTTTTTCTCACGATGGTTTTGGTTTTGGGAATGTCATTTTCAGCCATGGCCGTAGAGCGTTATTCGCTTGCTACCGGGGGAACGGCCGGAACGTATTACCCTATAGGTTCAGCTATTGCTTCTATCATAACCAAATATGTACCGGATATTGAAGTTACGGCAGAATCAACGGGCGCTTCTGTTGCGAATCTGAAAATGATTCGTGAGGGCAACGTCGAAATGATGATGGGTGCTTCTAACACGAGTTACGGTGCCTTTAGCGGACAGCCTCCCTTTGAAAAAGAACCTGTGGAAAATATTCGTGGCATTACATGTCTCTATCCTGAAATTTTCCAATTTGTCGTTTTAAAAGATTCCAATTTAAAGAGCATTAAGGATTTGGCTGGTAAAAAGGTGGCCGTAGGTGCTCCTGGAAGCGGAACCGAAAGAACTGCCAAGATGGTTCTTGAAGCTCACGGCCTAGGCTATGATAAAATTTCCCCTCAATTCCTGAATTTTGGTGAAGCTGTTACAGCTTTGAAAGATCGTCTTATTGACTGTGCCATTATAGGGTCGGGTATTCCTACATCTGCAGTTGTCGATGCTTCTACTACCCTTGACGTTAACCTTCTTTCTCTTGATTCCAATATCATGAAAGATTTTTTGAAAGATCGCTCTTATTTGACAATGGTTACCATTCCTGGTGGAACCTATCGTGGTGTTAACGAAGATGTTTCTGCGGTAGCAAGCCCGGCTTTGCTTATTGCTCGTAAAGATTTGAGCGAAGAATCCGTCTATCAAATAACAAAGGCTCTTTTCGAACATCTTGACGTTCTTGCCGATTCTCATGCTCAGGGAAAAATGATCAGATTTGAGACGGCTCTGAGCGCTATGTCTATTCCTCTTCATGCAGGTGCCGCAAGATACTACAAAGAAAAAGGTGTAGATGTAAGCGGTTGGGTTATCGAATAA
- a CDS encoding DUF1850 domain-containing protein: MRKRLWGSLIFSSVILICYFLFFYPVLVLNIKNYKTGRVLYRQKVSVGYSFATYIRHSVHLTPVYEYYKVNDDGMLHVVETRLQDLGWGVPSTCKQEVRFENGFMVIRGLNIPLSLLPFRVSYVAAPRLLLDGGHRDINLKNYFNDMERMDISAEKMSYFEYLTRGESDVFQEKRTGESYS; this comes from the coding sequence ATGAGAAAAAGACTTTGGGGAAGTCTCATTTTTTCGAGTGTAATTTTAATTTGTTATTTTCTTTTCTTTTATCCCGTTCTTGTTCTCAATATAAAAAATTACAAGACAGGTCGCGTGTTGTATCGGCAAAAAGTATCTGTGGGGTACTCCTTCGCTACGTATATCAGGCACTCTGTTCACCTGACGCCTGTATATGAATATTACAAAGTTAACGATGATGGCATGCTTCATGTAGTTGAAACACGATTGCAGGATTTAGGGTGGGGTGTTCCTTCTACATGTAAGCAGGAAGTACGCTTTGAAAATGGATTTATGGTTATCCGTGGCCTTAATATCCCGTTGAGCCTGCTTCCTTTCAGAGTTAGTTACGTAGCAGCCCCACGCCTGCTCTTGGATGGAGGGCACAGAGATATCAATTTAAAAAATTACTTTAATGATATGGAACGCATGGATATATCAGCCGAGAAAATGTCGTATTTCGAGTACTTGACGCGAGGTGAGTCCGATGTTTTTCAAGAAAAAAGAACAGGAGAATCTTACTCCTGA
- a CDS encoding TRAP transporter permease, which yields MFFKKKEQENLTPEEKLKELNEKFEKKRNLTGIAAKICSILAICMSLYHMYSSGIHMLPQFQHRAIHLAFALALTFFIFPATSKQKNRLPIWDIVAIVFSLAVGAYLTLDYMNIVFRMGDPIARDIVIGAVMIFLVLEATRRTMGWPLVIVAICFLLYAFFGHLIPGTLGHRQYGVERIVEHMFLTSEGIYGVAIYVTATFVFLFILLGAFLTETGGAQAFIDLAFSLTGRFRGGPAKAAVLASGLMGTISGSSFANVAGTGTFTIPLMKSVGYKPEFAGGVEASASTGGQIMPPIMGAAAFIMAEMTGVPYGKLIVHAAIPAILYYVAVFIMVDMEAAKLGLFGMKKSELPVFSKVFKDGAFLLLAPFSIVYMLLAGYSPIKASVTAVLIVIITSSFRKATRMSLKSFLRALDLGARGALSVIAACAVAGLIVGTVTLTGLGLKFADFIIALSGGQLHLALLLTMIASIIMGMGMPTTALYIILGSMVAPALVKLSVPVVAAHLFIFYFGCMASVTPPVALSSYLAAAIAKADSVKTALQGLKLSSSAFILPFVFALSPRILLLNTSLGSATTAIITATLGVVALSASLEGYLMGRLPLLLRAVAGVAAICLIDPGWLGDVIGLVILSVILLSQIIARKKRYEARDEVNSLE from the coding sequence ATGTTTTTCAAGAAAAAAGAACAGGAGAATCTTACTCCTGAGGAAAAACTTAAAGAACTCAATGAAAAGTTTGAAAAAAAGAGGAATTTGACGGGGATAGCCGCAAAAATATGTTCTATCTTGGCAATATGTATGTCGTTATATCACATGTACTCGTCAGGGATACATATGCTTCCTCAATTTCAACACCGGGCTATACACTTAGCATTTGCCTTGGCATTGACGTTTTTCATTTTTCCTGCAACAAGTAAACAAAAAAACAGACTCCCTATCTGGGATATAGTTGCAATAGTTTTTAGTTTGGCTGTGGGGGCTTACCTCACATTGGACTATATGAATATTGTTTTCCGAATGGGAGATCCTATCGCAAGAGATATTGTAATAGGGGCAGTTATGATTTTTCTTGTATTGGAGGCAACTCGTCGAACTATGGGATGGCCCCTTGTTATTGTCGCGATATGTTTTCTTCTCTACGCTTTTTTCGGTCACTTGATACCTGGAACCCTTGGGCACAGACAGTACGGAGTCGAACGTATTGTTGAACATATGTTCCTGACAAGTGAAGGTATATACGGCGTAGCTATTTATGTAACTGCGACTTTTGTGTTTCTATTTATTCTTCTCGGGGCATTCCTCACAGAAACTGGTGGTGCACAGGCCTTTATCGACTTGGCTTTTTCTCTGACAGGGCGTTTCAGAGGAGGTCCTGCAAAAGCTGCGGTTCTTGCAAGTGGGTTAATGGGAACGATTTCGGGCAGTTCTTTTGCAAATGTAGCAGGCACCGGAACATTTACCATTCCATTGATGAAAAGCGTAGGGTATAAACCGGAATTTGCTGGTGGTGTAGAGGCTTCTGCTTCCACTGGAGGACAAATTATGCCTCCTATAATGGGAGCCGCTGCTTTTATCATGGCAGAAATGACAGGTGTCCCTTATGGGAAACTCATTGTTCATGCTGCAATACCGGCTATTTTGTATTACGTTGCCGTTTTTATCATGGTCGATATGGAGGCTGCGAAGCTCGGTCTCTTTGGAATGAAAAAGAGTGAACTGCCGGTCTTTTCAAAGGTGTTTAAAGATGGAGCATTCTTGCTTTTAGCTCCCTTCAGCATAGTGTATATGTTGCTTGCGGGATATTCTCCGATTAAGGCTTCTGTTACAGCGGTGCTCATTGTAATCATTACAAGCTCTTTCAGAAAGGCAACACGAATGTCTCTTAAATCTTTTTTAAGGGCTTTGGACTTAGGGGCACGAGGTGCTTTAAGTGTTATTGCAGCATGCGCAGTTGCAGGTCTTATTGTCGGAACCGTTACATTGACAGGTTTGGGCCTTAAATTTGCTGATTTTATTATCGCTCTATCAGGAGGTCAGCTTCACTTGGCCTTGTTACTTACCATGATTGCTTCCATTATCATGGGAATGGGCATGCCTACCACAGCTCTTTACATTATTTTAGGCTCTATGGTTGCTCCGGCCCTTGTAAAACTCAGCGTTCCAGTTGTAGCCGCCCACCTTTTCATTTTCTATTTCGGATGTATGGCGTCAGTAACGCCTCCTGTTGCTCTAAGCTCATATCTTGCCGCAGCTATAGCCAAGGCCGATTCTGTAAAGACAGCACTTCAAGGGCTTAAGCTTTCTTCCTCCGCTTTTATTTTGCCCTTTGTTTTTGCACTTTCTCCTCGAATTTTATTGCTGAACACCTCTCTTGGTTCGGCCACAACAGCTATTATTACCGCCACTTTAGGGGTCGTAGCCCTTTCCGCTTCATTGGAGGGGTATTTAATGGGACGACTTCCCCTCTTGTTAAGAGCTGTTGCTGGAGTAGCGGCAATATGTCTTATTGATCCAGGTTGGCTTGGCGACGTCATTGGTCTGGTGATTCTTTCTGTAATTCTTTTATCTCAAATTATTGCTAGAAAAAAGCGATATGAAGCTAGGGACGAGGTGAATTCTCTTGAATAA
- a CDS encoding NAD/NADP-dependent octopine/nopaline dehydrogenase family protein → MNKVAVLGAGNGGLSMGAYLSLRGCSVHVFDKFPAAIEDIQAAGGVTLKGVSLTGFAKFDVITTSIPEVMDGCDVILVVTPAFAHRELATKMAPYLTKGQKVILNPGRTAGALEFYLTAKDVNPEADFIVAETQSLIYACRKTGAAEVTIYKVKKEMELAALPAYKTKEILAEMLPYYPQFIAAENVLETSFLNIGAIFHPTPALLNIARIEGKDLFEYYMDGITPCVSNVLERIDAERVAVASALGIETMTCIEWLEDVYEIPHMDGTSIYEAVQKQEGYRGIEAPKNPFARYISEDVPMSLVPLAEFGRIVGVPTPTMNLMIDLANLVHKTDYRERGRTLARLKLEGVSVEDLKKFVTDGTPFPKDVEKGREIA, encoded by the coding sequence TTGAATAAAGTCGCAGTACTTGGAGCTGGCAATGGTGGTTTAAGTATGGGGGCATATTTGTCCCTGCGTGGATGTAGCGTACATGTTTTTGATAAATTTCCAGCAGCTATTGAAGATATACAGGCTGCAGGTGGGGTGACTTTGAAAGGCGTTTCTCTCACGGGTTTTGCAAAGTTTGATGTAATCACAACAAGTATTCCGGAAGTTATGGATGGATGCGATGTCATTTTGGTTGTGACTCCCGCTTTTGCACATAGAGAACTTGCTACGAAGATGGCACCATATTTGACAAAGGGTCAAAAAGTTATTCTGAACCCTGGACGAACAGCTGGTGCTCTAGAGTTTTATTTGACTGCAAAAGATGTAAATCCCGAGGCTGACTTTATTGTTGCCGAGACTCAATCTCTAATTTACGCGTGTCGAAAGACAGGAGCGGCAGAAGTTACTATCTATAAAGTGAAAAAAGAAATGGAACTTGCTGCTTTACCTGCGTATAAAACAAAAGAAATTTTGGCGGAAATGCTGCCATATTATCCGCAATTTATTGCCGCTGAAAATGTGCTGGAGACAAGCTTCTTAAATATTGGAGCAATTTTCCACCCTACACCGGCATTGCTCAATATTGCAAGAATAGAGGGAAAAGATCTCTTTGAGTATTACATGGATGGAATTACTCCTTGTGTCAGCAATGTTTTAGAACGGATAGATGCAGAACGTGTTGCTGTTGCTTCGGCACTCGGTATTGAGACAATGACATGTATTGAATGGCTTGAAGATGTCTATGAAATTCCTCATATGGATGGAACGTCGATATATGAAGCAGTTCAGAAACAGGAAGGATATCGTGGCATAGAAGCGCCAAAAAATCCTTTCGCACGATATATTTCAGAAGATGTTCCAATGAGCCTTGTTCCATTAGCAGAGTTTGGACGTATTGTTGGAGTTCCCACTCCCACAATGAATCTTATGATTGATCTTGCAAATTTAGTTCATAAAACGGATTACCGAGAGAGAGGCAGAACTCTTGCACGTCTTAAACTTGAAGGCGTATCTGTTGAAGACTTAAAAAAATTTGTTACTGACGGTACTCCATTTCCTAAAGATGTGGAGAAAGGGAGGGAAATAGCATGA
- a CDS encoding ornithine cyclodeaminase: MTQRRVEFLYLTQQDVIDCGVTNMAMVMNKIEKLFSLRDKGETILPDKVALRWGDADSEAQTGRINAMPGYVGGDVDVAGIKWIASKPMNPRHYNMPRASALTILNNAETGFPLSVMDGTVISAMRTGAATGVAAKYLARKDSKVLCLIGAGTQNHTQMMAVKTALPGINEIHVYDISMDRVKAFIEKAREEVPDAHIEACVSAPEALKGADVIVSATTAVSPIVKAEWVEDGVFISNVGNYEYEFDVVRKAQKIVTDDWDGVIHRGIQTIAKMVLAGELSKERFHGNIGEIINGKKAARENDNEIIFYNAIGMGIEDIIVAKEIYDRALTLRKGQKLTLWEEPYWV; the protein is encoded by the coding sequence ATGACTCAACGACGCGTAGAATTTTTATATTTGACGCAACAGGATGTAATAGATTGTGGAGTAACTAACATGGCAATGGTGATGAATAAGATAGAAAAACTTTTTTCCCTCCGTGATAAGGGAGAGACGATTTTGCCAGATAAAGTTGCCCTGCGTTGGGGAGATGCCGATTCCGAAGCACAGACGGGGCGTATTAATGCCATGCCGGGCTATGTTGGAGGAGATGTAGATGTCGCAGGCATAAAATGGATAGCCAGTAAGCCTATGAATCCGCGTCACTATAATATGCCAAGAGCCTCAGCCCTTACCATTCTCAATAATGCTGAAACAGGTTTCCCTCTTTCTGTAATGGACGGTACAGTGATTAGTGCCATGCGTACAGGGGCTGCTACTGGTGTCGCTGCAAAATATCTTGCCAGAAAAGATTCAAAAGTCCTCTGTCTGATCGGTGCAGGAACGCAGAATCATACCCAAATGATGGCTGTTAAGACAGCTCTTCCCGGAATTAATGAAATTCATGTCTATGATATATCGATGGACCGTGTAAAAGCTTTTATCGAGAAAGCGAGAGAAGAAGTTCCAGATGCTCACATAGAAGCCTGCGTATCTGCTCCTGAAGCTTTAAAGGGAGCAGATGTTATTGTTAGTGCCACAACGGCAGTTTCTCCTATTGTCAAAGCTGAGTGGGTAGAAGATGGGGTTTTTATTTCAAATGTAGGTAACTATGAATACGAATTTGATGTGGTGAGAAAGGCCCAAAAGATTGTTACTGATGATTGGGATGGAGTTATTCATAGGGGAATACAGACTATTGCCAAAATGGTTTTGGCCGGGGAACTTTCTAAAGAGCGATTCCATGGGAATATAGGGGAAATAATCAATGGTAAAAAAGCGGCCAGGGAAAATGATAACGAGATTATTTTCTATAACGCAATAGGAATGGGCATAGAAGATATTATTGTTGCAAAAGAGATTTATGATCGTGCATTAACGCTCAGGAAAGGTCAAAAACTTACATTGTGGGAAGAACCCTATTGGGTTTGA